In the genome of Salmo trutta chromosome 39, fSalTru1.1, whole genome shotgun sequence, the window CCGCATTGACGTTCGCCATTATATTGTCTGGCTCGCTGCCAGTCGTTCAACTTTTCATATTATAAATATAACAATAAAGAAAGGGCACAAACATTTATTCTAAATCGTTCACTTACTGATTTTCTATGTTCAATTGATGATAACGCCGGGAGAACGGTGATACAACTCTGACAGCCAGAAGAACCAGGAAGCAAAGATTAGTTGACTGACATATGGGTAGACCAATGGGATTACACAATTATCCAATCAGGTTGGCGAGGGCGTTGCTATAATAATGAGGTAGGTGAAGGGCAAAATTGCACAACTTTTCCTCAGGAATCCCCATCCTCAATAGTGCGGGGTCACTATGGTGCCACTAGTGTCACCAGCCACAGTCATGATTTTACATGATTGTTGTTTAGTATCTTCGTACATGCCTCTATATTTGGCGTAGGCTGCTGTAAATTCAACTATGCATATCATTTAATTAGTTGTGAATTGAGGTGagattgttatttgtttttttgcTATGTTTTCATCAGGCATTTCGCCAACCCATATGCGTTcatgtgtattattatgtgatGTTTTTTAATCATTCTTGTATGATGatgtcaacatttttttttaaacattctatTCTATTAGATTCTGTACGCTATCGTGCGTTTACAGTTGTATCTAAAACATCCACCCTTGGAAGGGATTGGTGCGCGTAATGCTCGATGACGTCCAGTGTATTTGGCACGTGGGCAGCGGTATTCCGACTCCGAGCCACATAAACAAAGGCACATTGTCAGTGTCAACCGCGGCCAGTCTAGTAGCCAGTTGGGGAGGTGCATGGCCATCTGCCCCGTTCTCTTCACAATACTGCCTTTGCACTTGGATATGGATACAGCAGAGAATATGTAATCCTCTAAGTTGATGTATTATGGTGCACCGGGTGACAGTTTAAGGTATTGGTTTAATTGTCTTCAAATTCATATTTTGTTTTCAACAGTATAACATTAATGTGATCAGAAAGTAATGACCTGCTTATAAATTCATATCTTTACAGGTTTGTAATTTTTGTGATAGATTTTTTTCGAATTCTTTAGCAGGGAGCAACATCGAGTGGATATTATCATAACTCCAGGAAGTGATTCGGACATTGTGTCTTTGAAAATAGTCATACAACTGAAGGTAAGACCACAAACAATGTTGGAGACGTTGCGCCTATTATAGATGCAATGCTTTTGCTGTTGGCACTTGTTCTAGAGAGTGGTGACAGAATAGGCTAATCATATACGTCTCGTGCGCTTTTACGCAAACATTCTAATTTACGTGCAATGCATCTGCATTGGATGGGATTATGGTTTGACAAGGAGATCGATTTATATAAGTatatgtctccctctctcattatAGCAGCTATGCCGTGCGTCCAGGCTCAGTGCGGATCGTCACCTCAAGGAGCTAGTCCCGCTTCGCAACAGAGCGCAAGCAGCTTCCACGCCGCTGGAGAGCACCACAGCCATAACTGCGACTTCCTAACGCCCGAGTTTGTCAAGTTTAGCATGGACCTGACCAACACAGAAATCACATCAGCCACTATCACCAATCTTCCAAATGTGGGTGTTTTCGTGGACAGCTACTGTAACAATTCGAACTATGACGTCAAACCCCCTTGTCTATTCCAAATGCCCCATCCGGGGGAGCAGTCATCCATCAAAGTTGAGGACATCCCCATGTACCACCAGCAGAGTCACCACCACCAGCCGCATCAGTCCGATGAGATGGTCACTCCCTCCGGGTCCATTTACTACAAGcccccctctccacacacacagacattccagAGTCCACCCAGCCATGCGTGGGATGATTCTGGATCTCTGTACAGTTTTCACCAGGACTACTTGGCGGTGGCGCACAGGATGGAGCAGCGGAAAAATGCCATATCCAGATTATCCTTGTTTTCTCTCAAGCATTCCCAAACCGGTAGTCCTTTGTCGACGTGCCAGATGAGATTTGACGGATCCCTCCAGGTGTCCGTGAACCCGGATACCTCAGGCAGGTATCATGGCTTGGAGAGCCAGGGCATCTTTGGTTCCAGCTCCTTAAGGAAACAGCACAGGGTGGGTTCCCCCTATTCGTTCCAGCTCGGTCACGGACATCACTTTATGGATAACCAAGCACCGTCGCCTCCTAGCAAAGGATCACCCACCAACACCGATGCTTTATGTGCCGTGTGTGGGGACAATGCCGCCTGTCAGCACTACGGCGTGCGCACCTGCGAGGGCTGTAAGGGATTCTTCAAGGTATGTTACATTAAATATCTGTGGGGATGGTTATACATTTAGAACTAACGGTCAACTAGCAttccatttaaatgtattttaatatttaggCTACTGATTCATTGTGTTGTTTATTGGCTCCTGATACAATCCCTTCAAAATCAAGAACCTTCATCTCCTTGCCATGCCAATAGAGGACTTGGAGAGGGTAGAGGGTCCCCAGGAAACGTAATATTATGAGTAGCCATGGAATTATATTTACCCACTGTCTGCCTCGTCCGCTGCTGTGATGCATTATGCAGCTGGGAGAGTAGGTGGAGACTGCAACGCCCTGGCTGTTCATTTCCCATTGTCAATATGCGTGGCAAAAGTATTTTAATTGCTATCTTTGATCAATGTATCAAAGCTTCAGGTGGAAACGCATCGAATGGCAACTAAGGTGTTCTCCTCTGTGTTTCTTCACAGCGCACTGTCCAGAAAAATGCCAAATATGTGTGTTTAGCTGGGAAAAACTGTGCAGTTGACAAACGCCGGAGAAACAGGTGCCAATACTGCCGTTTCCAAAAGTGCCTTGTCACGGGAATGGTCAAAGAAGGTAAGGTTTGTTCTACTTCTTAAAACGCACAACTTTACGCATTTCCTTGAAATGTATTTACACATTATTTGTAAGCAGAATGTGTTTTTCAAAGCATAATAGTAATTATTTATATTTAACAACTTAAATTATATTTTTCATTACTCAGTCGTCAGGACTGCCAGTTTAAAGGGGCGACGGGGCCGGTTACCCTCCAAACATAAAATTCAAGACCCTTTGTCACCTGTCAGCATCCTTAGCGCGCTAGTGAGGGCCCATGTGGACTCCAACCCCTCATTGTCTCGACTGGACTACTCCCGGGTAAGTACGAGCCTCGGTCATGCAATCCACATCACTTTGCGCACCCGTTCATTAATAAAATAAGTCATAAAATACGTTTTAAAAATATACTGTTGAGCATTGGGTTTATGAGTTCAACTTAACATCACCTTCTAGTTCCAGAATAATGCTGACAGCCAAATCACCGGAGATGACACGCAACATGTGCAGCAGTTCTACGACGTCCTGACCGTCTCCATGGAGATTATCCGCGACTGGGCGCAAAAGATCCCAGGTTTTACCGATCTGCCGAGACCGGACCAAGATCTCCTCTTCGAATCAGCCTTCCTGGAACTCTTCGTTCTGCGTTTGGCTTACAGGTACCTTATACAATAGCATATCAAAAAGTGCACATATATAAATAGTCATTTTACTCACAACAATGACGCGCGATAGTATCCATTTGATCTTATTGCCAAGTCGGTATCCGAATCCTAATCATGCGATTCTATCATATTACAGGTCCAACCCTGAGGAAGGGAAGCTCATCTTCTGCAACGGATTGGTTTTGCACAGGCTTCAGTGTAGGCGCGGCTTTGGAGACTGGATTGACACCATAGTGGAGTTCTCTGCAAACCTTCAAAGTATGAATATAGACGTTGCAACATTCTCCTGCATATGCGCCCTTGCCACAGTAACAGGTAGGCTAATAAAACCCTATCCCTAAGTTCTGAATCTATGCGCCTATAATGCCGTTGGGTTACGTTTTGAAACGAATTGCACCCTGTCATTGTTTCAGAGAGACATGGGCTGAAGGAGCCCAGGAAAGTAGAGGAACTTCAGAACAAGATGGTGAACTGTTTGAAAGACAAAGTGACTTTTAACGATGGAAGTGTCAGTCGACCAAATCACTTGTCAAAACTCTTGGGAAAGCTGCCTGAACTTCGCACGCTATGTACACAAGGTCTGCAGAGGATATTTTACTTGAAACTGGAAGACTTGGTCCCTCCACCTGCAATAATAGACAAGCTTTTCCTCGATACGTTGCCCTTTTAGGTGCCATATATCCTTTCATCATGTCAGATAGGCGAGGTTAATATGGCCATTTTTGAGTTCCTTATATCACGCATTATGCATTTTCTCTCATatttatttccattgtttttGTACCTCTCTTCATAAGAGCGCTTGATCATGTTTATAGGCCTACATGTCTGCATTGCCAGATAAaaaaagagacaacacaacatttAAGATGTTTTTAATTTAAACAGTATGAAGAGTTAGACAATATTACAATATCGTCGATTTCTGAAGAACATGGATGTCTTGAACTATTTGGTCTTGCTTTGAATTGTGAGTATTTTAATTTGATAACTAACCGTTTTCGATAACTATGTTGTTGTATGTAGACACTGGATAATGTATGTGGAACATATATGCCTGGAACGTATACAGATTTATTTGTTATCAAATCATTTATGGGAGAtgttttatgtaggctatttattgtcttgtcacacctggactgtgGTTATATTGCATTTGAATTAATAACGTATACTGCTAAATAATCTAAAGTTTGTAAATGTGTTCGTCATTTTGATTGGTCAGGGGCTTACAATGTCAGGTTTTTCCATTCAAAATAAAATTCATGCCGTTTATTACACTTTTAAATGGACAATTATTTATGATGGCAATTTATAAGGATTTCTGACTTTATTTTAGTTGCTGAAATATCGTCATAAATCATGAAACATGGTAATGGGGAAATATGTTGTTAATATTAAATAGTCGGCTACTAAATATTTTCCTGTTTTTCTTGTCCACAGATTTGTCTGACAATCATTGATTGATTAAGGACTAGTGTAACAGATGTGAATCAAATATTTGTCATCAGATGGTCAGACGATAAGTTCCAAATAACGACAATAAAATTAAACCAAATTGTATAACCAGACCTAATGTAAAATGTTACCTATTCCCATCATACTGTAAGTTCTCATAGAAATAACTTTTCTCCTACACAGTTTCCTCTCCAGTGAAGTGAATGTTATAGCCTATTTTTCTACTAAGTGTGATTCTCCGGCAACAACAAGACAAGGAAAGGTCATTCTCAGTAGAGGTTGAGTTGAATATTGACAAAGGGTTCTGTTATTACACATGGATTTATCATGAACCAGAATGTCAATCAAATAACAATGTTGTCAAACGGTTGTCGTTTAGCGGttttataatatatgccatttagcagacgcttttatccaaagcgacgtACATTTGACatatatgggtggtcccgggaatcgaacccactaccctggcgttacaagcgcCATGCGCAACCAACTGAACTAAGAAAGATGAAATAAGACTCACGTTATGGACCGTAGGAACAAATTGCTGGAGTGTGTGATTTGACCTGCTATATAATAGTCTACATGACATTTCCAAACCAACCCCTCAGGATAGGATTGGCATTAAAGAAACATGCAAGCCAATGTTTTTCAGTGTTGGCATGTAAGTAAACACATTGTGTCCTGAACTAAACATTTCACAAAATAACTAAATTGCATTATATACGTATGATTTCAGCTCCCTATATGTACAGTCTCTCTTCCAGGTAATGGTTGAAAATGCCTATTACACATTGGTGGAGGGCATGTAGATGAAAATTGCAGATTTTCAAATATGACATCTCTTCTGTCCTGTCTGGAAATGTGAACCATTGATTCTATAGGCAGTAAAAGGTCTTTTAACAACTATTATACTCACAAGAAGGTTTAATAGGCTGGAGATCAATAGAAACGCTGCTCTCTGCACCGGCCTGTCATGCAGGCTGAAATGCTAAGATAAAGTAATCAATATTATctgtgaaatgtcacatttatgaTAATGGTGTGGATGAAGAGTGGCAGGCAGGGGCCATCCCAGAAGGATGGGCTCTTGTTAGCATCAAACACCTTTCAGCCAGGCCAACAACATCATGAATGGTAAAtgcgtgtgtgtaggtgtgtgtggggggagggtgtTTGGGGAAAGCAAAAGTCTTGATGTTGAAGGAGGAAGATTCCAAACAGACCGTTCCATTCCAAATTGATTTGACGTAATCCATTGTACAATAATCAGTTATTAAATACAACTTTTTCATGACAGCTATTTTCTAGGCTTGTGTGACCCTTCAAGTGCCATGCCATTCTGGTAAGGACGATAGCTTATTTTAGGAGTAAAACTCTATAGGGATTTCTAGGGGTCTGAACACTTCTGTTGTGGTCTGTGTGGCCCACCTTGATCTCAGTGTAAAGCTGCCTTCAAAGCCCCTAAGCTCTTATCACGGCCAGCCCAGACTCCCCTGCACCCAGGCCACCGTAGTGGCCCTCCTCCATGTGTGAAAATACCATGATTTCATCTATAGCAGATAGGGAGCTGAACATAAACAACCCAAGCCTCTATCCAAGTCGATGTTCTGAGACATGAAACAAGGCAAAAGTCTGAAGTGATGAATATGAGGAGCTTGGTCAAGGTTAGTCAAGACATTAGAATGAGTCTTGCTTCTCAATGTTCTCAATGTTTAGGTTACCAAACCCCTACAAGCATTACAGTGTATTTTCTGTGGAATTGCCCACTGGGATTTAAATTGGCTTAGCAAGCAACTGTGCATCCCTAGAGTTTCCAACAATTAAAAAGCATTACCTCACCCTGAGGACAAACCCCAATCTCAATGCGTATAAATCATTATAGAAATCCTAGAACTGTGAAGACAACCAAGTGAATGCACTGAACAGGGACGGACTGGGACCAAAAATCATTCTGGACATTTCTAAAACCGGCCCATTTTGTCCCTTGAGGCCCCCATTACTTGCCAAATAATGGTAATTTTGTGCAAAAAAAACTATTTATacaggcccactgggctaaagATGAACCAGTCCATCTGGAATTGACCAGAATTGCCCTATATCCAGTCCTACCTTGCCACTGAATCATTTTAGTTGAGAATCAGGAGGCATCTTCAGATACTTTACAAACACAGACATCCTTACCTCTCTTATTACCACAATATGACTTTTTCTGAAGATTAATTTTCAACCAAACAGCCATGAAAGGATTTGATTATGATTGGTAAGCAAGGAGAAGGCATCGTTTATAATTACTCTAGTGTTAATGGTTATCCAGACAATTGAAGATAATTGGAAAGGATTAAAATGACTCTTGACGGGTCAAATCCTACCTTGTAATACTTGATACACGTGAACGTTTGGGTTAACCGAGCTAATATGAAGTCAGGACACTTATATAGGACACTTGAAATATAATCACTGGATTGGACAACAGCACTTGGGGGAACTAGGGAGTATAGGATGAATACACAAGCCCATCCTGCTTGACTGTCTGGTGTAAATACACCACTTCTTTCCCAAAATAATTATTGTTTTCAAACCCTTGATGATCCATTTCATTACGAGATACAGATTGTAATAATTACATTCATTACATGTTTGCGTACTTCAACCGATATCCTGGGACTGTGTAGCAATTAAACAAATTCTAATTAATCATTACCCACATTTCTATATAGCAGGGTGCCTGATCAAAGAGACAGGTTTTTACACATTAGATTAATATGCATCACACAGTAAATGGAGCAGCCAACCAGCCATCCAATAGCCTCGATGTTTAATCTGATCCTCATTTTGTATCTTTGTAGTtatgcgcatgcacacacacacacacacatgcacgcgcacgcgcacacgcacacgcacacacacacgcacacacacacacacacacacacacacacacacacacacacacacacacacacacacacacacacacacacacacacacacacacacacacacacacacacacacacacacaaaaactccATTACAGAgtgtgagctggtgtgtgtgaGGTCAAACACAGACCCAGAGTTTCTCGGTTTGTCTAATAGGAGGGCGGGTCCACAGGGAGGAGTGATTCTATTTGACCAGAGGTTGGCCAGACTGCAGGGGACACAACCTTCCATATCTCAATCTGTATGCACAGGGCAGGATTCTGACCTGGCTCCATTAGGGAGCTCACTCTGATAGCTCCTCCAACCTGCACTGCAGAGAAATCAGAAATCACATTGCCCCTGTGCTGCAGTGGAAATACTTTAGTAGCACAGCAAATCTACTTAGACCCTGTTAATTCATTATGAACAAAACATTTTGATTTCTGATAGTGACCTACATTGTCTCTCTCAGAGTGTATTATTGCACAGTGCAGGACAGATCCTCCTCCCCCAGTGTCTCCCTATGGTTAGTGGTTTAGCAGTAGGATCCTACTAGGCATTGCCTGAGGCAGGTACAAGCACTGGGGTGTTTAACTGGCTAATGTATTCTGGTCAGTTAACCACACAGACATCACTGCTAATAGGTTTTCTATCTCTCCAATGTCCAGACCAGCAGACCTGGACATGACTGTGAAGCAGTAAGATCACTATGGTATTCAACCCATGGATGCTGTTCATTAGATTTAACCGTAAAAACAATGACAAATATCTTTGTTGCCAACATGACTCAGGAATGACTGGTTCAGAAATCCACAAAAAAAGGTCTTCAGTGAGAACAAGAAAGAAAATAGATAGAAACTCGTTTCAACCCATAgccagtgggttagggtttaaaCACAAAGCCAGTGGTTAGAGTTTAAACATATGgccagtgggttagggtttaaaCACAAagccagtgggttagagtttaaacaTATGGCCAGTGAGTTAGAGTTTAATCACAAGgccagtgggttagggtttaaacacatggccagtgggttagagtttaaTCACAAggccagtgggttagagtttaaacaCAAAGCCAGTGGTTAGAGTTTAAACATatggccagtgggttagagtttaaTCACAAggccagtgggttagagtttaaTCACAAggccagtgggttagagtttaaacaCAAAGCCAGTGGTTAGAGTTTAAACATatggccagtgggttagagtttaaTCACAAggccagtgggttagagtttaaTCACAAggccagtgggttagagtttaaacatatggccagtgggttagagtttaaacatatggccagtgggttagagttCAAACAAatggccagtgggttagagtttaaacccatggccagtgggttagagATTAAACCCACggccagtgggttagagtttaaacacatggccagtgggttagagtttaaacacatggccagtgggttagagtttaaacacatggccagtgggttagagtttaaacccatggccagtgggttagagtttaacacatggccagtgggttagagtttaaacaCATGGCCAGTGGATTAGAGTTTAAACCcatggccagtgggttagagtttaaacacatggccagtgggttagagtttaaacccatggccagtgggttagagtttaaacccacggccagtgggttagagtttaaacacatggccagtgggttagagtttaaacacatggccagtgggttagagtttaaacacatggccagtgggttagagttCAAACAAatggccagtgggttagagtttaaaccCATGGCCAGTGGGTTAGCGTTTAAACCcatggccagtgggttagagtttaaacacaaggccagtgggttagagtttaaacccatggccagtgggttagagtttaaacccatggccagtgggttagagtttaaacccatggccagtgggttagagtttaaacacatggccagtgggttagagtttaaacccatggccagtgggttagagtttaaacccatggccagtgggttagagtttaaacacatggccagtgggttagagtttaaacacaaagccagtgggttagagtttaaacacatggccagtgggttagggtttaaaCACAAagccagtgggttagagtttaaacacatggccagtgggttagagtttaaacacatggccagtgggttagagtttaaacccatggccagtgggttagagtttaaacacatggccagtgggttagagtttaaacccatggccagtgggttagagtttaaacacatggccagtgggttagagtttaaacccatggccagtgggttagagtttaaacccatggccagtgggttagagtttaaacacatggccagtgggttagagtttaaacccatggccagtgggttagagtttaaacccatggccagtgggttagagtttaatcacatggccagtgggttagagtttaaacccatggccagtgggttagagtttaaacacatggccagtgggttagagtttaaTCACATGGCCAGTGGGTTACGGTCTAACTCCAGTACATAAGATAAGGGGAAAGAAATCCTTAGCCCCATAGTGTCCACCGTAGGAGGGAAAAACGATGCACATGAAAAAGATTTTGATCTATCGTTCCGTCTATCTCCaaatacagggggggggggggggggggggggggggggggggggggggggggttagggggggttAGGATGAAGAGCCTATCTGGAGGAATTCAGGCCTTGTTTGAGGATTATAACTTTTTCATTCATAGCCAAAAGCCAGAGAGAAGGGTCCTCTAATGCCTCAGGGGCCAGGGCCTATAGCACAGCTAACCACTTAGATAGGAGAGATAAAACTGAGTTAAACTGCATCAAAGTTAAAGTATTAAAAGTGTATCCTCTCAACTTTCATTTATTAACCACAGAAACAGATGTTACTGGAATCACAACTGCCACCTTGTTCATGCACAGAAAGACAGCTCCAAAAATGATCCCTTAGACACAGAACTAGGATCATTTTATTCTCCTCAATTCCTAATGgagaaattggggaggaaaaTACATACCTGACCCCAGATCAGTGGGATCCCAGGGACAACGTTGACCTATTTTGTTGCAGACAGAAGAGCGTCTTCGTCATGTTAAGGACCAACAAGCAGAACACTAGACAAGTCTGACATCTAGTGGCGAACAAGGAGCAACAAAACCCGAAGGCAGTTCATTGCgcaaagacagagaggaagaggtgaagcgagaAGATTTACTCTGGCGAAAATCTGTCCACGTGATATAAGCCCTTTTTGTATGGGGGGGTCTATAAGCGAGTGTTGAattacgtgaggcttatttggtcgaatagaagtttcgtaatgtttAGGCTGTACTGATTGTACTGATTTAAGTGGATGCGCGTGGCATTCCGGCAACAATTTAGTTGTGCCTGTTGGTCACGCgctctctcattggctagaatagCCTCGCCTGCCTTCAATCATTGGGGAAATGTAATTACATTGTTAAAGCGGTCACTcggctatcttgtcaatataacaTATCATCTTTGGTACAGCTACCCTTTTCTGTCCTGTACTTTCCTACCTAGCCTGAGGTCTAATCTGTGTATGGAgagttcgttttgcatggcccggtgaCTGAGGATATCAGTTAAGGgccaatggaatggtctaaaataTCCAACTACGCCTACTTAGAATGCTCTAAAATACCAAAATCCGCCTAACCGGGGCACCGGGCCATGTAAAACGAACTCGACCTATGAGAGAAGAGGGAGTGTCCAAAACTCCACCCCCGCCCTTTGCAGTTTATAAAACAGATTGCAGTAACACACGCAGTTAAAACATACTCACGGAGACCCCATTATAGGTTCACTGTGAGAGGTTATAATACGAACACTTTTATTTTTCTACGGAAACGAAGACAAACAAAATCAAAATGGTGAGACCTTTATTTTTTCAACATTGCCTTCGACGCATTGGTTGTAATAATGTAAAGGTTGAGAGTTGTATGAATTAGGCTACATTTCTAATGTTTTTGTAGTCCATCCTGTATAGCATAAACATAACTGTGTATAATACTTCTAGGTACAGCCTACGCTACGGCCCACCTGTTTTTATAGAATATTTTGTTCTGATAACATGGTGCGTCATGATCGGAGTATCCATTTTGCTGCGCGTTCAACTTAGCGCGCCGTTTTGCTTTTCAATTCAAACACGACTGGCGCAGTAGACAAAACTATTACTAGAATGCATTTAATTATTAAGTTGAGTCACCTGAGCCTTAATTGTCCTATTTCATAATAATCAATCAGTTCACAGGTATCTGCATTTATGATCAAGTTTTGTCATTTGGCGCTTGAAGCAGCTTCCTGCCATTTTGAATGGTTAAAGGAGTTACCCGTTTCCATATACAGTGGCCGTGGGGCCAGTGTGGTTATGGGTGTGTTTATTTGCTCTGCTGGCTTTAAATGCTGATGTGGCTCCCACGGGTCCGTGTGTATTCTGATGGGTGACTGTAGCCTAGTCAGCTACTGTTCCTGTTGCTCTAGTCTACTGCGCAAAACTGGGAACGTTCTGTCTATGTAGTGCTGTTCTGTCCGAACAAATGGCAACGACTACTAATGAACCACAGATCTACCATCTAGCCGAGTATGGCAGATTACATATACAATAAgtttaaaataataaaacaattaatTGTAATAGTTGTCCCAAAGTAACATTTTCCCACCACAAGTTGCCACATAGATGTTTTTAGGACATGGCTCACATTTTATTACCTTACATCCTGCCCATATGATTTAATCATAAAATATGTCAAGAAATTAGACTTAGACCTCTCAGAAATCTTTTGACTACGCATACATGCTTACTCGTGATAGGGGAACCTTCAGTAATCTGACCTGAAAGGGAAATCTGAGGTTGGGAGTGACCAGAGCCCAAAGGCTCAGCATTTCAGACTAGCACATGGCAGACTGTCTGATCATGAGGTTAAGGTCTATACTACTAAATGTGGGTGAAAGAGCCTCTATGATCCATTCCAGCTCATGTACTACTCGGCTCATAATGCGGCGTCTTCAAACAGTGCACTCACCTGTTCTTAATTTTGCTCATGACTAAAGATTACCATGGCATGGGGAGTTTCTTTTGACACCTGTCAACTAATTTGAATGTTATGAAAGGAGAGGGAGATTTATTTTGTTTGGGTGTGAATTCCAAGCCATATGTCTTCCCGCATAACACAAGGCCCTCTTTGCACTTTGAAACAAAGCCCCATAGGGGACAGAACAGGAAGCTGGAGGGGGGTTGCTTACTAGCTACTGAACAAGCCACAAGCCGTTAGTCCATCAGCCATGTTGGTGCCAAGTGTCTCAGAGGACTTGCAGTTGCACAAACAATTTGTTAATCTAAACTGTACTCTACAGTTTGTCATACCATGAGTTCAAAATACAGGAAATGAATACCATAACCTAGCACTGTACCTGACTGGCCTATTTGGTAACATTAACATTAATGGCCTATTACGTCATGAGCAAACGGTCACTGAATCAACTAGGTATCACAGttacacataggcctacactAGGCTTACCAA includes:
- the LOC115179672 gene encoding nuclear receptor subfamily 4 group A member 2 isoform X1 — its product is MPCVQAQCGSSPQGASPASQQSASSFHAAGEHHSHNCDFLTPEFVKFSMDLTNTEITSATITNLPNVGVFVDSYCNNSNYDVKPPCLFQMPHPGEQSSIKVEDIPMYHQQSHHHQPHQSDEMVTPSGSIYYKPPSPHTQTFQSPPSHAWDDSGSLYSFHQDYLAVAHRMEQRKNAISRLSLFSLKHSQTGSPLSTCQMRFDGSLQVSVNPDTSGRYHGLESQGIFGSSSLRKQHRVGSPYSFQLGHGHHFMDNQAPSPPSKGSPTNTDALCAVCGDNAACQHYGVRTCEGCKGFFKRTVQKNAKYVCLAGKNCAVDKRRRNRCQYCRFQKCLVTGMVKEVVRTASLKGRRGRLPSKHKIQDPLSPVSILSALVRAHVDSNPSLSRLDYSRFQNNADSQITGDDTQHVQQFYDVLTVSMEIIRDWAQKIPGFTDLPRPDQDLLFESAFLELFVLRLAYRSNPEEGKLIFCNGLVLHRLQCRRGFGDWIDTIVEFSANLQSMNIDVATFSCICALATVTERHGLKEPRKVEELQNKMVNCLKDKVTFNDGSVSRPNHLSKLLGKLPELRTLCTQGLQRIFYLKLEDLVPPPAIIDKLFLDTLPF
- the LOC115179672 gene encoding nuclear receptor subfamily 4 group A member 2 isoform X2; this translates as MPCVQAQCGSSPQGASPASQQSASSFHAAGEHHSHNCDFLTPEFVKFSMDLTNTEITSATITNLPNVGVFVDSYCNNSNYDVKPPCLFQMPHPGEQSSIKVEDIPMYHQQSHHHQPHQSDEMVTPSGSIYYKPPSPHTQTFQSPPSHAWDDSGSLYSFHQDYLAVAHRMEQRKNAISRLSLFSLKHSQTGSPLSTCQMRFDGSLQVSVNPDTSGRYHGLESQGIFGSSSLRKQHRVGSPYSFQLGHGHHFMDNQAPSPPSKGSPTNTDALCAVCGDNAACQHYGVRTCEGCKGFFKRTVQKNAKYVCLAGKNCAVDKRRRNRCQYCRFQKCLVTGMVKEVVRTASLKGRRGRLPSKHKIQDPLSPVSILSALVRAHVDSNPSLSRLDYSRFQNNADSQITGDDTQHVQQFYDVLTVSMEIIRDWAQKIPGFTDLPRPDQDLLFESAFLELFVLRLAYRSNPEEGKLIFCNGLVLHRLQCRRGFGDWIDTIVEFSANLQSMNIDVATFSCICALATVTDMG